TCTGCTCATGGATGTATCCGGTGAGCATGAAGAGCACGCCAACTGCGGCGGCGTGGTTGAACATCTGGAAGATGGCGCCGGAGACACCGTAGACATTCATTGTGAAGGCGCCGAGGAGCACGAAACCCATGTGGTTTACGCTTGTCAATGCTATGAGCCGCTTCAAATCCTTCTGAGTCATCGCTACTACTGCTCCGTAGAACATCGTGATCAGACCGATCGCCATGAATATCCAGCCGTAGGTGACTGATGCATCGTGTAGTATAGTTAGATTAACTCTGATGAAGCCGTATCCGCCCATCTTCAGGAGCACACCTGCGAGGAACACAGAGATGGGCGCAGGAGCCTCTGTGTGAGCGTCAGGGAGCCATGTGTGGAACGGCACCACTGGAAGCTTGACGCCGAAGCCGACGAAGGTCGCTACCGAGACAATGGTTTGAAGTGCTAGAGGTATCTGGGTGATTTGACTGAGCTTCTCCAGCTCCAGCAAGTCAAAGGTTGGGGCATATGAAATGTAGAGCACCAAGAAGCCTAGGAGCATAATTATGCTTGCGACATAAGTGAAGAGGAAGAACTTCATTGCAGCATATTTTCTTCGCGGGCCACCCCAGATGCCTATGAAGAAGAACATCGGGATCAGCACACTCTCCCAGAAGAAGTAGAAGAGCAGAAGATTCAGGGAGGTGAAGACCCCTATGATGGCTCCTTCGAAGAGCAGAATTAGGGTGTAGTAGAGAGGCTGCCTTGTCGTGATCAGCTCCCAAGAACCTAAGACAACTAGGACTGTTAGGAACGCTGAGACCAAGACCAGAGGTGCGCCTAGACCGTCCATCCCAACGTGGTAATCTACGCCTTTAAACGTAGGGATCCACGGGAACGGTCCTTCCTCAAAGCTCATCTTGTCTCCAGAGTTGCTGATCAAGATGGATGCGTACGAGAAGACGGCTAACCCTAGGATAACCACCGATATCAGTAAAGCGAAAATTCTGACCGCCCTATCACTGCGTCGTCCGATGAGGTAAGCGAATACTGACGCTACGATTGGGAGGAAGACCATCAGAGAAATTATTGGGAGACTTATCGCTACCATTTTCTCACTTACTCACGCATTAACTCCTGTTAGCAGAATGTAGAGGAAGAGTAGGATCAGAAGTACCGCGCCCATCACGTAGGCGAAGACGTACTCCTCGGTTACTCCGGTCTGTATTCGTCTTGAAATGCCTGATAGGGCTTGGCTGGCGCGAGCGATGCCGTTAGATACTCCGTCCACCACGTTGATGTCAACCCAACGACCCAAGGAAGAGAAAGTTATTGTTGATGTTGCGACGGAAGTGCTGATTTTGTCGATTACGCCTAGCTCCAGTTTCTTGA
This window of the Nitrososphaerota archaeon genome carries:
- a CDS encoding NADH-quinone oxidoreductase subunit M, which codes for MVAISLPIISLMVFLPIVASVFAYLIGRRSDRAVRIFALLISVVILGLAVFSYASILISNSGDKMSFEEGPFPWIPTFKGVDYHVGMDGLGAPLVLVSAFLTVLVVLGSWELITTRQPLYYTLILLFEGAIIGVFTSLNLLLFYFFWESVLIPMFFFIGIWGGPRRKYAAMKFFLFTYVASIIMLLGFLVLYISYAPTFDLLELEKLSQITQIPLALQTIVSVATFVGFGVKLPVVPFHTWLPDAHTEAPAPISVFLAGVLLKMGGYGFIRVNLTILHDASVTYGWIFMAIGLITMFYGAVVAMTQKDLKRLIALTSVNHMGFVLLGAFTMNVYGVSGAIFQMFNHAAAVGVLFMLTGYIHEQTGTREIQLLKGMKVKMPKTATLVILGSMAGMGVPIFSPFLSEYMVILGAISVNTGLAVAMLIPVITVGYFLWMLKRTVLSQPDERSLHYHDMKNFDVVHLTIYLIPLLLLLIFPSLMLNMTNLFAEGLHLVR